The Castanea sativa cultivar Marrone di Chiusa Pesio chromosome 11, ASM4071231v1 genome contains a region encoding:
- the LOC142616201 gene encoding uncharacterized protein LOC142616201: MSKAYDRVEWVWLDKVMEKLGFTDRMRDLIMRCVSTVTYSIKINETLRGHIIPSRGIRQGDPLSPYLFLLCVEGLFALIQSAVDRGQIEGVKICRGSPRLSHLFFADDSLIFYKATLKECDELQRLLAVYEKASGQQLNHAKTSLFFSGNTPREVQEEKKNRFGAQIIKQHEKYFGLPSLVGRNKRTTFNAIMEKLGKVLAGWKEKLLSKAGKEVLIKVVAQAILTYTMSCFKIPDSLCDELMGMIRYFWWGQKKEEKTIAWLSWEKMCEPKCDGRMGFKNLKWFNKALLVKQGWHLQMSGNSLLNRVLKAKYFPTGDFVHASIGHNPSYTWRSLNSAQRLVIEGLRWRVGNGANIKIWQDKWLPWGSSHRVISPRMFLSADMKIADLIDSTTAMWKSEELLWYEMMTNAAREEKCSRLVMIAWALWSNRNDILHWSEGKTDAIGLAASIIGFLFKINVDNALYPTKNLAGIGVVIRDLQGRLMAALCRKIKVPLQVLEVEAKAYEAVPPTSIAAIVEGIHVLGSEIDVVTFSHVRRSGNKPAHILARQALSFVNDVIWIEEVPCCIQQALIQDVIGL, from the exons ATGAGCAAAGCTTATGATAGGGTAGAGTGGGTTTGGCTTGACAAAGTTATGGAGAAATTGGGTTTTACTGATCGGATGAGGGATTTGATCATGAGATGTGTTTCTACGGTTacttattcaattaaaattaatgagACACTGAGGGGACACATTATTCCATCAAGGGGGATCCGTCAGGGAGACCCTTTGTCACCTTaccttttccttttgtgtgtAGAAGGCTTGTTTGCTTTGATTCAATCAGCAGTGGATAGGGGTCAAATAGAGGGAGTGAAAATCTGTAGAGGTAGTCCAAGATTGtctcatttgttttttgcagatgatagtttGATTTTCTACAAGGCGACGTTAAAGGAGTGTGATGAACTACAAAGATTGCTAGCTGTGTATGAGAAAGCTTCTGGTCAACAATTAAATCATGCTAAAACATCTTTGTTCTTCAGTGGCAACACTCCAAGGGAAGTTCaagaggagaaaaagaataGGTTTGGTGCCCAAATAATTAAGCAACATGAGAAGTATTTTGGATTGCCTTCTTTGGTGGGGAGAAATAAAAGAACTACTTTTAATGCTATTATGGAGAAATTGGGAAAAGTGTTGGCAGGTTGGAAAGAGAAATTACTGTCAAAGGCGGGTAAGGAAGTATTAATAAAAGTGGTGGCTCAAGCAATTCTAACTTACACTATGAGTTGTTTTAAAATTCCAGATTCGCTTTGTGATGAACTGATGGGGATGATTAGGtatttttggtggggtcaaaagAAGGAGGAAAAGACAATTGCATGGCTTAGTTGGGAGAAAATGTGTGAGCCTAAGTGTGATGGTCGAATGGGTTTTAAGAACTTAAAGTGGTTTAATAAGGCTTTGCTTGTGAAACAGGGGTGGCATCTCCAAATGAGTGGCAATTCTCTTCTTAATAGGGTCCTTAAGGCTAAATATTTCCCAACAGGTGACTTTGTTCATGCTTCGATTGGACACAATCCTTCTTATACGTGGAGGAGTTTGAATTCTGCCCAAAGATTGGTTATTGAAGGGTTGAGATGGAGAGTTGGAAATGGAGCAAATATCAAGATTTGGCAAGATAAGTGGCTGCCATGGGGTTCATCTCATAGAGTAATTTCTCCAAGGATGTTTTTGAGTGCTGATATGAAGATTGCTGATTTGATAGATTCGACTACAGCCATGTGGAAATCCGAG GAGCTGTTATGGTATGAGATGATGactaatgcggctagggaggagAAATGTTCAAGATTGGTTATGATTGCTTGGGCACTATGGAGTAATAGGAATGACATCCTTCATTGGAGTGAAGGTAAAACAG ATGCAATCGGCTTGGCTGCCTCCATCATCGGGttcctttttaaaataaatgtggATAATGCTCTTTATCCCACAAAGAACTTGGCTGGTATTGGTGTAGTCATAAGAGACTTGCAAGGTAGACTAATGGCTGCGTTATGCAGGAAAATCAAGGTTCCATTGCAAGTGCTTGAAGTTGAAGCTAAAGCCTATGAAGCAG TACCACCCACCTCTATTGCTGCTATTGTGGAAGGCATTCATGTTTTAGGCTCTGAAATTGATGTTGTAACTTTTTCTCATGTGCGTAGATCAGGCAATAAGCCAGCCCATATTCTAGCAAGACAAGCTCTAAGCTTTGTCAATGATGTAATTTGGATTGAAGAGGTTCCTTGCTGTATACAGCAAGCTCTTATCCAAGATGTAATTGGTTTGTGa